Proteins from a single region of Pyrus communis chromosome 6, drPyrComm1.1, whole genome shotgun sequence:
- the LOC137736233 gene encoding protein NRT1/ PTR FAMILY 4.5-like, whose translation MVLFGVGILGVGMPLFLYASTIGMPPALEMMDNEVGAKDLDYEPSKRKQGGFKANYFIFAMMFLDNIGFVANMASLVLYFMFVIHFDLSGSATTTTNYLGTTFLLTIVGGFISDAYMNRLNTTLLFGVIELLGYMLLIIQARDKNLQPLPCLESTCVHGTKALLFYASISLVALGGGGIRGAIPALGADQFDSKDPNEHKHIASFFNWFLLSITVGAVIGVTFVVYVSSNVGWDIGFIISLSCAAVGLIFVALGKPYYRVRVPGESPLIRVLEVLVVSVKNWKVEVPQNSDKLYEIRARDSASKAELIPHSNQFRLLDKAAVLPNGANAARKWKVCTVTQVEEVKVLARMMPILLSTILMSTCLAQLQTLSIQQGTLMNTRIGDFDVPSTTIPVIPLVFMTLLIPVYEFAFVPLLRKITGHPNGITHLQRVGVGLVLSAISMAIAGIVEVKRKHEMVHHNHKISLFWLSFHYAIFGIADMFTLVGLMEFFYKEAPAGMRSLSTSFSWLSLSIGYYLSTVFVELINTITSKFTKNKMGWLEGRDMNKSRADYFYWFLAILSVVNFGIYVWCAQWYKYKNDVTVYEEMLLKASGPQSFSASSVSFVSKVGEKEEKQNEAK comes from the exons ATGGTGTTGTTTGGCGTCGGGATTttgggagttggaatgccacTGTTTTTGTATGCATCCACAATTGGGATGCCACCGGCATTGGAGATGATG GACAATGAAGTTGGTGCTAAAGACTTAGACTATGAACCCTCGAAGAGGAAACAAGGTGGATTCAAGGCCAACTATTTTATCTTTG CAATGATGTTCCTGGATAACATAGGCTTTGTGGCTAACATGGCCAGCCTGGTTTTATACTTCATGTTCGTCATCCACTTCGACCTCTCTGGCTCTgcaacaaccacaacaaattaCTTGGGCACCACATTCTTGCTCACCATTGTTGGAGGATTCATCTCTGATGCCTACATGAACCGCCTCAACACGACTCTACTCTTTGGCGTCATCGAGTTGCTG GGATATATGTTGCTGATTATTCAAGCCCGTGACAAAAACCTGCAACCTCTACCTTGTCTGGAATCAACCTGTGTGCATGGCACAAAAGCCCTACTGTTTTACGCTTCGATTTCCCTTGTGGCACTTGGAGGAGGCGGAATCAGAGGAGCAATCCCAGCTTTAGGAGCTGATCAATTCGACTCCAAAGATCCCAATGAGCACAAGCACATAGCCAGCTTCTTCAATTGGTTTTTGCTTAGCATAACAGTTGGAGCTGTGATTGGTGTCACATTTGTGGTGTATGTGAGCTCAAATGTTGGATGGGATATCGGATTTATCATCTCCTTGTCCTGCGCTGCAGTTGGTCTTATCTTTGTTGCATTGGGAAAGCCATATTATCGCGTCCGAGTTCCAGGAGAGAGCCCTTTGATTAGGGTTTTAGAG GTACTGGTGGTGTCTGTAAAGAACTGGAAGGTGGAGGTACCCCAGAATTCTGATAAACTGTATGAAATACGTGCCCGCGATTCTGCTTCTAAAGCAGAGCTCATCCCTCACAGCAATCAATTCAG ATTACTAGACAAGGCAGCCGTTCTCCCGAATGGCGCGAACGCAGCAAGAAAATGGAAAGTTTGCACAGTAACACAGGTGGAAGAAGTGAAGGTTTTGGCAAGGATGATGCCTATTCTTCTAAGCACAATCCTCATGAGCACATGCTTAGCCCAATTGCAAACCCTTTCAATCCAACAAGGCACCCTCATGAACACACGCATTGGCGATTTTGATGTCCCATCCACCACAATCCCAGTGATTCCTCTAGTATTCATGACCCTCCTTATTCCAGTCTACGAATTTGCCTTCGTTCCCCTCTTGCGCAAAATCACGGGTCACCCCAATGGCATAACCCACCTCCAGAGAGTTGGGGTGGGGCTTGTCCTCTCAGCCATCTCAATGGCCATAGCAGGAATCGTAGAAGTTAAACGAAAACACGAGATGGTTCACCACAACCACAAAATCAGCCTCTTCTGGCTCTCTTTCCATTACGCGATCTTTGGAATCGCGGACATGTTTACACTCGTAGGGCTGATGGAATTCTTCTACAAGGAGGCACCCGCCGGCATGCGCTCTCTTTCCACTTCCTTCTCTTGGCTCTCTCTGTCCATTGGCTACTACTTGAGCACGGTTTTCGTCGAGCTCATTAACACCATCACTAGCAAGTTCACTAAGAACAAAATGGGGTGGCTGGAAGGGCGCGATATGAACAAAAGCCGCGCGGACTATTTCTATTGGTTCCTCGCGATCCTTAGCGTGGTTAATTTCGGAATTTATGTATGGTGTGCCCAATGGTATAAGTATAAGAATGATGTTACGGTCTACGAGGAAATGTTGCTCAAAGCCAGCGGACCTCAGTCTTTCTCTGCAAGTAGTGTAAGCTTTGTGTCCAAGGTAGGtgagaaggaagaaaaacaaaacgaggccaagtga
- the LOC137737180 gene encoding transcription factor HY5-like isoform X2, giving the protein MSVPIRAGDGEAKNPMLSISSSSSSLEQLQQVQQPSGSSSLGPPHPSLLLHSNTKNSNKLEESDEDMFTVPDVEALPPPNNNINNAASTIANATSNNNNLDAQSGFPAKRRRGRNPVDKEYRRLKRLLRNRVSAQQARERKKVYVNDLESRAKELDDRNSKLEEKISTLVNENTMLRKVLMNTRPKVDESIEQKQGSVK; this is encoded by the exons ATGTCAGTCCCAATCAGAGCAGGAGATGGTGAAGCCAAAAACCCCATGTTATCCatatcctcctcctcctccagtTTGGAGCAACTACAGCAAGTACAGCAGCCATCTGGTTCTTCTTCCTTGGGGCCTCCTcatccttctcttcttcttcatagTAACACCAAGAACAGTAACAAACTAG AAGAGAGCGATGAAGATATGTTCACGGTTCCGGACGTGGAGGCGTTGCCCCCtcctaataataatattaataatgcGGCCTCTACAATCGCAAATGCCACCAGTAACAACAACAACCTCGATGCCCAGTCTGGCTTTCCGGCCAAGCGCCGCCGAGGCCGAAATCCGGTCGATAAGGAGTACAGGCGACTGAAGAG ATTGCTAAGGAACAGGGTGTCTGCTCAACAAGCCCGGGAGAGGAAAAAGGTTTACGTCAACGATCTGGAATCAAGAGCCAAAGAATTGGATGATAGGAATTCAAAGTTGGAAGAAAAGATCTCTACGCTTGTCAATGAAAACACCATGCTTCGAAAG GTTCTTATGAACACAAGGCCAAAAGTGGACGAAAGTATTGAGCAAAAGCAAGGATCAGTTAAGTAA
- the LOC137737179 gene encoding pectin acetylesterase 10-like, with product MRFLGSANMKLFWVLGFMGFVFCRTDRTFIGDVNVAQEQDLHYTESNVYGYAAYGYGFSSRPLMVGLTLINGAAAKGAVCLDGTLPAYHIHHGYGSGANSWLIQLEGGGWCDTIRNCVYRKKTHRGSSAYMEKYIPFAGILSNKAGENPDFYNWNRVKVRYCDGASFAGDSHNAAAQLHFRGQRIWKAAMEDLMSRGMRYANQALLSGCSAGGVATVLHCDEFRGMFPATTRVKCLSDAGLFLDVVDVSGSRTLRSMFRRVVSLQGVQKNLPWSCTNRLHPTLCFFPQHLIASVKTPLFLVNAAYDTWQIQASLAPRTADPNGHWHACTKNNGRCAAWQMNFLQGFRIQMLKAVSGFSRAGKNGLFINSCFSHCQTERQDTWFSQNSPLIGNKGIAKSVGNWYFDRYSIKAIDCPYPCDKTCHNLVFK from the exons ATGAGATTTCTGGGGTCAGCCAACATGAagcttttctgggttttggggtTTATGGGGTTTGTGTTTTGCAGAACAGATAGAACTTTTATTGGGGATGTGAATGTCGCACAGGAACAAGACCTGCATTATACTGAGAGTAATGTGTATGGCTATGCAGCTTATGGTTATGGGTTTTCCAGCAGACCCTTAATGGTGGGTCTCACACTCATCAATGGAGCTGCTGCCAAAGGAGCAG TCTGCCTGGATGGAACATTACCTGCTTACCACATCCACCATGGATACGGGTCAGGAGCAAACAGTTGGCTCATTCAGTTGGAG GGAGGAGGATGGTGTGATACAATCAGAAACTGTGTTTACCGTAAAAAAACTCATCGTGGTTCATCAGCATATATGGAGAAGTATATACCATTTGCAGGGATACTAAGCAACAAAGCAGGAGAAAACCCTG ACTTTTACAATTGGAACAGAGTTAAGGTTCGATATTGTGATGGTGCATCTTTCGCCGGCGACAGTCACAATGCG GCTGCCCAATTGCATTTTCGAGGACAACGTATCTGGAAAGCTGCTATGGAAGACTTGATGTCAAGGGGAATGCGCTATGCTAATCAG GCTCTTCTTTCTGGATGTTCTGCTGGTGGGGTTGCAACTGTACTCCACTGTGATGAATTTCGTGGAATGTTCCCTGCAACAACTAGAGTGAAGTGCCTCAGTGATGCTGGACTGTTTCTTGACGT AGTTGATGTATCTGGTAGTCGCACTTTGAGAAGTATGTTTAGAAGAGTGGTTAGTCTGCAG GGGGTGCAAAAGAATCTCCCATGGAGTTGTACCAATCGCCTCCACCCAACTTTG TGCTTTTTCCCCCAGCACCTAATTGCAAGTGTCAAGACTCCCCTTTTTCTGGTCAATGCAGCTTATGATACATGGCAG ATCCAGGCCAGTTTAGCTCCACGAACAGCAGACCCTAACGGCCATTGGCATGCGTGCACAAAAAATAATGGACGTTGTGCTGCATGGCAGATGAACTTTTTGCAAG GTTTCCGGATTCAAATGCTCAAAGCTGTAAGTGGATTCTCGAGGGCTGGTAAAAATGGTTTGTTCATAAATTCTTGCTTTTCTCATTGCCAGACTGAGAGACAAGATACCTGGTTTTCTCAAAATTCTCCTCTTATTGGAAATAAG GGGATCGCAAAATCAGTCGGAAACTGGTATTTCGATCGGTATAGTATCAAAGCTATAGATTGTCCGTACCCTTGTGACAAGACCTGCCATAATCTGGTGTTTAAGTGA
- the LOC137737180 gene encoding transcription factor HY5-like isoform X1 — protein sequence MSVPIRAGDGEAKNPMLSISSSSSSLEQLQQVQQPSGSSSLGPPHPSLLLHSNTKNSNKLDVPWFWSLDDDDDGGDDVPEESDEDMFTVPDVEALPPPNNNINNAASTIANATSNNNNLDAQSGFPAKRRRGRNPVDKEYRRLKRLLRNRVSAQQARERKKVYVNDLESRAKELDDRNSKLEEKISTLVNENTMLRKVLMNTRPKVDESIEQKQGSVK from the exons ATGTCAGTCCCAATCAGAGCAGGAGATGGTGAAGCCAAAAACCCCATGTTATCCatatcctcctcctcctccagtTTGGAGCAACTACAGCAAGTACAGCAGCCATCTGGTTCTTCTTCCTTGGGGCCTCCTcatccttctcttcttcttcatagTAACACCAAGAACAGTAACAAACTAG ACGTTCCTTGGTTTTGGTCattggatgatgatgatgatggtggtgatgatgTTCCAGAAGAGAGCGATGAAGATATGTTCACGGTTCCGGACGTGGAGGCGTTGCCCCCtcctaataataatattaataatgcGGCCTCTACAATCGCAAATGCCACCAGTAACAACAACAACCTCGATGCCCAGTCTGGCTTTCCGGCCAAGCGCCGCCGAGGCCGAAATCCGGTCGATAAGGAGTACAGGCGACTGAAGAG ATTGCTAAGGAACAGGGTGTCTGCTCAACAAGCCCGGGAGAGGAAAAAGGTTTACGTCAACGATCTGGAATCAAGAGCCAAAGAATTGGATGATAGGAATTCAAAGTTGGAAGAAAAGATCTCTACGCTTGTCAATGAAAACACCATGCTTCGAAAG GTTCTTATGAACACAAGGCCAAAAGTGGACGAAAGTATTGAGCAAAAGCAAGGATCAGTTAAGTAA